In Chloroflexota bacterium, one DNA window encodes the following:
- a CDS encoding CpsD/CapB family tyrosine-protein kinase: MTKQLITLTSPGSAAAEAYRQLYINLAFSNGGQGSHKFLITSSTASEDKSLVLANLAVVAAQMGQKVVVMDADLRQPQQHQLFGLSNDLGVSGVVEGKADTADVLKTVPDVADLRVLTSGPQLATPSQVLASRRMEDLIAELSTLADLVLIDVPPVLVVSDASVLASKVDGVLLVVKAGQTKRDQARRAKEHLEKVGANIIGVVLDNVTADAALQGYDQ; the protein is encoded by the coding sequence ATGACAAAACAACTCATCACGCTAACTTCACCTGGTTCAGCGGCGGCTGAAGCCTATCGCCAGTTATATATCAACCTTGCCTTCTCCAATGGAGGGCAGGGGTCGCACAAGTTTCTGATCACCTCATCCACGGCCAGCGAGGACAAATCCCTTGTCCTGGCAAACCTGGCCGTGGTGGCTGCCCAGATGGGCCAGAAGGTGGTCGTTATGGATGCCGATTTGCGCCAACCGCAACAGCATCAGCTCTTTGGTCTTTCCAATGACCTGGGCGTGAGCGGTGTTGTAGAGGGCAAGGCTGACACTGCGGACGTGCTTAAGACGGTTCCTGACGTCGCCGACTTGCGCGTATTGACCAGTGGCCCGCAGCTTGCAACCCCTTCCCAGGTCTTGGCCTCCCGTCGCATGGAGGACCTGATTGCGGAACTGTCGACACTGGCCGACCTGGTTCTGATCGATGTCCCCCCTGTGCTGGTTGTTTCGGATGCATCAGTCCTGGCCTCCAAGGTCGATGGCGTACTGCTGGTGGTCAAGGCTGGTCAGACCAAACGGGATCAGGCGCGGCGGGCAAAGGAACACCTGGAAAAGGTAGGCGCAAACATTATCGGCGTTGTGCTCGATAATGTGACCGCCGATGCTGCACTGCAAGGATATGACCAATGA